The following are encoded in a window of Sutcliffiella horikoshii genomic DNA:
- a CDS encoding bifunctional metallophosphatase/5'-nucleotidase, whose protein sequence is MPINYGNNEYTPLGLAKVSTILKEERANGGHVLVIDNGDLIQGTPLTYHYVKKQDNEENPMIRVLNHLKYDAAVVGNHEFNYGMDVLKQAVESCDFPWLCANILNEQNGKPFLGKPYIIKQYDSVKVAVLGVTTHYIPNWEDPSHIKGLTFEEALKSTEKWVNLIQEKENPDLLIVSYHGGFEKDPVTGEVTENLTGENQGYEICEKIAGIDILLTGHQHRTIATTINNVLVLQPSVNGQMVGKATISFEKTDGKWEIADKKAELIPVAHVEPDKKVIELIQDDETATQKWLDTPMGKIKGNMLVEDAHQIRLGDNPLIEFINKVQMKVSGADISNTALFHNNSPGFPPNVTMRDIVSNYIYPNTLKVILITGQDIKDALERSASYFMIGTNGELEVNPTFTTPKPQHYNYDMWEGIEYILDIRKPIGERVVKLARDGRDIDRNQEFEVVMNNYRAGGGGDYTMYRDKRVVKDIPMDMSELIANYILGEKIIEATVDRNWKVIWKDENI, encoded by the coding sequence ATGCCTATAAACTATGGGAATAATGAATATACACCACTAGGTCTTGCAAAGGTGTCCACCATCTTAAAAGAAGAGAGAGCAAATGGTGGGCATGTATTAGTTATAGACAATGGAGACCTTATCCAAGGAACGCCATTAACCTATCACTATGTAAAAAAACAAGATAATGAAGAAAATCCTATGATACGTGTGTTAAACCATCTTAAGTATGACGCGGCCGTAGTAGGGAACCATGAGTTTAATTATGGCATGGATGTGTTAAAACAAGCTGTCGAGTCTTGTGATTTTCCGTGGTTGTGTGCCAATATTTTAAATGAACAAAATGGAAAACCTTTTTTAGGAAAGCCATATATCATTAAACAATATGATTCTGTTAAAGTTGCCGTCTTGGGAGTGACAACCCATTATATTCCTAATTGGGAGGACCCATCTCATATAAAAGGCTTAACGTTTGAAGAAGCGTTAAAATCCACGGAAAAATGGGTCAATTTAATTCAGGAAAAAGAAAATCCAGATCTACTTATAGTCAGCTACCATGGTGGGTTCGAAAAAGATCCTGTTACTGGAGAAGTAACGGAAAACCTGACCGGAGAGAATCAAGGCTATGAGATCTGTGAAAAAATAGCAGGTATTGATATCCTCCTCACAGGTCACCAGCACCGTACAATTGCCACAACGATAAATAATGTTCTTGTCCTCCAACCCAGCGTTAATGGTCAAATGGTTGGAAAAGCAACCATTTCCTTTGAAAAGACAGATGGTAAGTGGGAGATTGCGGATAAGAAAGCGGAGTTAATACCAGTAGCACACGTGGAACCAGATAAAAAAGTAATAGAATTAATTCAAGATGATGAAACAGCCACACAAAAATGGCTTGATACACCGATGGGAAAAATAAAAGGCAATATGTTGGTCGAAGATGCACATCAAATTCGCTTAGGCGATAACCCACTAATCGAATTCATCAATAAGGTTCAAATGAAGGTGTCCGGTGCAGATATTTCTAATACTGCTCTATTTCATAATAACTCTCCAGGATTTCCACCCAATGTCACAATGAGAGATATTGTTTCTAATTATATTTATCCAAATACGTTGAAGGTGATTTTGATTACAGGTCAAGATATAAAAGATGCCCTAGAACGATCTGCCTCCTATTTTATGATTGGAACAAACGGTGAGTTAGAGGTGAACCCTACCTTTACCACCCCAAAACCCCAACATTATAATTACGACATGTGGGAAGGAATTGAGTATATATTGGACATTAGGAAGCCAATTGGAGAGAGGGTTGTGAAATTAGCAAGAGATGGGCGTGATATCGACAGGAATCAAGAGTTCGAAGTGGTTATGAACAACTACCGTGCAGGCGGTGGCGGTGACTATACTATGTATCGTGACAAGAGGGTAGTAAAGGATATCCCTATGGACATGTCCGAATTAATTGCTAACTATATTCTTGGAGAAAAGATAATTGAAGCGACAGTAGATCGGAATTGGAAGGTAATATGGAAAGATGAAAACATTTAA
- a CDS encoding MarR family winged helix-turn-helix transcriptional regulator: MAERHELDTSLKLFIVLSRAFRALNDKANQSIQSFKLNPTEFAVLELLYHKGEQPLQQIGGKILLASGSITYVVDKLENKGLLVRKACPKDRRVTYAQITDEGKQLLNEIFPKHEQHIHTLVDGLTQQEKEQAIQLIKKLGLNAQQKTDH, translated from the coding sequence ATGGCAGAAAGACACGAGCTCGACACTTCACTAAAGTTATTTATTGTTCTTTCCAGAGCGTTTCGTGCATTGAATGACAAAGCAAACCAATCTATCCAAAGCTTTAAATTGAATCCAACTGAATTTGCAGTGCTAGAACTTCTCTATCACAAAGGCGAGCAACCATTACAGCAAATCGGCGGGAAAATATTATTGGCAAGCGGAAGCATCACATATGTGGTCGATAAGTTGGAAAACAAAGGACTCCTAGTCCGAAAAGCTTGTCCAAAAGACAGAAGGGTAACCTACGCCCAAATAACGGACGAAGGAAAGCAACTACTGAATGAAATATTCCCAAAACACGAACAGCACATCCACACCCTAGTGGACGGCCTTACCCAACAAGAAAAAGAACAAGCCATCCAACTCATCAAAAAACTCGGCCTAAACGCCCAACAAAAGACTGACCATTAA
- a CDS encoding M3 family oligoendopeptidase gives MRFEEFGYTRPNMDEVEKRFMAAVERFEAADSVGLQEEAIREINDVRNQLSTDFNLVYIRHSIDTNDEFYKEEQDFLDEIEPLTKSLETKFYKALVKSPFRNELEKKWGTQLFALAECELKTFDDAIIEDLQLENKLSTKYSKLVASAKINFNGEELTLAQLDPYTESEDRAIRKQASEAKFGFFQENQEEFDEIFNQLVKVRTKMAKKLGYESFVELGYARMTRTDYNAEMVAKFRDQVKDSIVPLVEKLAERQQERIGIDSMKYYDEGFKFQTGNAKPKGTPEWIIENGKQMYEELSEETKEFFQFMIDKNLMDLVAKKGKEAGGYCTYIPTYKAPYIFSNFNGTSGDIDVLTHEAGHAFQVYMSRDFDVPEYNWPTYEACEIHSMSMEFFTWPWMNLFFKEDTDKYKFSHLSGAISFLPYGVAVDEFQHYVYQNPEGTPAERNQAWREIEKKYLPGRDYDGNSYLEAGGFWQRQGHIYRTPFYYIDYTLAQICALQYWKLSQENPESAWTSYLELCKQGGSKSFVDLVKFAGLRSPFEDGCVESVVGEIENYLNEVNDKAL, from the coding sequence ATGAGATTTGAAGAGTTTGGTTATACTCGTCCTAATATGGATGAGGTGGAGAAGAGGTTTATGGCTGCTGTAGAGAGGTTTGAGGCGGCAGATTCTGTTGGATTGCAGGAGGAAGCGATTAGGGAGATAAATGATGTGCGGAATCAATTAAGTACAGATTTTAACTTAGTCTATATTCGTCACTCCATTGATACGAACGATGAATTTTATAAAGAAGAGCAAGATTTCCTCGATGAAATCGAACCTCTTACGAAATCTTTAGAAACAAAGTTTTATAAAGCGCTGGTCAAGTCACCGTTCAGAAACGAGCTTGAAAAAAAATGGGGGACACAGCTTTTTGCTTTGGCAGAATGTGAACTAAAGACATTCGATGATGCGATTATCGAAGACCTTCAACTTGAAAATAAACTTTCAACCAAATACTCAAAGCTGGTTGCTTCTGCAAAGATTAATTTTAATGGAGAAGAGCTGACACTGGCTCAATTAGATCCATACACGGAGTCCGAGGATCGTGCCATCCGCAAGCAAGCAAGTGAAGCGAAATTTGGTTTCTTTCAAGAGAACCAAGAAGAGTTCGACGAAATCTTTAACCAACTTGTTAAAGTCCGTACGAAAATGGCCAAGAAGCTTGGCTACGAAAGTTTTGTGGAGCTTGGATATGCCCGTATGACCCGTACGGATTATAATGCGGAAATGGTTGCTAAATTCCGAGATCAAGTAAAAGATTCCATCGTTCCTTTAGTAGAAAAGCTTGCTGAAAGGCAGCAGGAACGTATCGGTATAGATTCCATGAAGTATTATGATGAAGGCTTTAAATTCCAAACAGGTAATGCTAAGCCAAAAGGAACACCTGAATGGATCATAGAAAATGGTAAACAAATGTATGAAGAACTGTCTGAAGAGACAAAAGAGTTTTTCCAATTTATGATTGATAAAAACTTGATGGATCTTGTTGCGAAAAAAGGGAAGGAAGCAGGCGGGTACTGCACCTATATCCCAACCTATAAGGCACCGTATATCTTCTCGAATTTTAACGGAACGAGTGGAGACATTGATGTTCTCACACATGAAGCGGGACATGCATTCCAAGTCTATATGAGCCGTGATTTTGATGTGCCTGAGTATAACTGGCCAACTTATGAGGCATGTGAAATTCACTCTATGAGCATGGAATTCTTCACTTGGCCTTGGATGAACCTATTTTTCAAAGAGGATACAGACAAATATAAGTTCTCTCATCTAAGTGGAGCGATTTCCTTCTTGCCATATGGTGTCGCAGTTGATGAATTCCAACATTATGTATATCAAAACCCAGAAGGAACTCCTGCAGAAAGAAATCAAGCATGGAGAGAGATTGAAAAGAAATACCTGCCGGGCCGTGACTATGATGGAAATTCCTATCTAGAAGCAGGTGGTTTCTGGCAGCGTCAAGGCCATATATATCGTACACCTTTCTATTACATTGATTACACATTAGCCCAAATATGCGCCCTGCAATATTGGAAGCTTTCACAAGAAAATCCTGAATCTGCATGGACCTCCTATTTGGAACTTTGCAAACAAGGTGGTAGCAAATCATTTGTGGACTTAGTTAAATTTGCAGGTCTCCGATCTCCGTTTGAGGATGGTTGTGTAGAGTCGGTTGTCGGCGAGATTGAAAATTATTTAAATGAAGTGAATGATAAAGCATTATAA
- a CDS encoding UDP-N-acetylmuramoyl-L-alanyl-D-glutamate--2,6-diaminopimelate ligase produces the protein MKILLLTFLVSEKEVTVMKTNVLFSNVSTLKVYGDFPLSVSNIFSDSRQVTTDSVFVCIKGYTVDGHRYISSAIEKGASVIVVQDMPEQLVEGICYVHVRDTERALGQLANAFFDFPSTKLRIVGVTGTNGKTTVSSVINNVMRKEGYKTGLSGTIEIDIDGEKFESKNTTSDVLTMQRMLKDMVEAGVTDVVMEVSSHGLVLGRLAGVEFQNGVFTNLTQDHLDFHGTMENYKNAKGLLFAQLGQDMRKDKAAILNVDDAATKDYVQMTGARIITYGIKNEADFKAREIQFFENKTSFVLETNFGEFELEIPFVGEFNVYNILSVICVLWDKGMPFERILNHLRETTPPSGRMQTLETGDKRNVIIDYAHTEDAIGKALDSIRMFSKHKIISIIGTGGGRDKDKRPKMGRIATEKSEYVIFTTDNPLDEPGEEIVQGMAEGAVHENFECIPDREQAIIRAVEIAGEGDVILIAGKGHENYQLIGNESVPFDEKEITLKAVKAFPLTETIPTT, from the coding sequence ATGAAGATACTACTATTAACATTTTTAGTATCAGAAAAGGAAGTGACTGTTATGAAAACGAATGTATTATTTTCCAATGTTTCCACATTAAAAGTATACGGTGATTTCCCATTATCCGTTTCTAATATTTTTTCTGATTCTAGACAAGTAACGACAGATTCAGTATTTGTTTGTATAAAAGGCTACACAGTGGATGGTCACCGCTACATATCTTCAGCAATAGAAAAAGGTGCGAGTGTCATTGTAGTTCAGGATATGCCGGAACAATTGGTGGAAGGAATCTGTTATGTGCATGTTCGAGACACAGAGCGTGCATTAGGTCAGTTGGCAAATGCATTTTTTGATTTTCCATCCACAAAACTTCGCATTGTCGGGGTTACAGGGACAAATGGAAAAACGACGGTTTCAAGTGTCATCAATAATGTAATGAGAAAAGAAGGATATAAAACTGGGCTAAGCGGTACTATTGAGATTGATATTGATGGTGAAAAATTTGAAAGTAAAAATACAACAAGTGACGTTTTAACGATGCAGCGAATGCTTAAAGATATGGTAGAAGCCGGAGTGACCGATGTGGTAATGGAAGTATCATCGCATGGTCTTGTACTTGGACGTCTTGCAGGAGTGGAATTCCAAAACGGGGTATTCACTAACCTAACACAAGATCACCTCGACTTTCATGGAACGATGGAAAATTATAAAAATGCCAAAGGACTGCTTTTTGCACAATTAGGTCAAGACATGCGCAAAGACAAAGCAGCCATATTAAATGTGGACGACGCTGCAACCAAGGACTATGTTCAAATGACAGGTGCTAGAATCATCACCTACGGAATTAAAAATGAAGCCGATTTTAAAGCGAGAGAGATACAATTTTTTGAAAATAAGACAAGCTTCGTACTTGAAACAAATTTTGGTGAATTCGAGTTGGAGATCCCATTTGTTGGAGAGTTTAATGTGTATAACATTTTGTCTGTCATTTGCGTTCTATGGGACAAGGGCATGCCGTTTGAGCGAATCTTGAACCATTTAAGAGAGACTACACCACCAAGCGGAAGAATGCAGACACTTGAGACTGGTGACAAGCGAAATGTCATCATCGATTATGCCCATACGGAGGATGCAATTGGCAAAGCGTTGGACAGTATCCGCATGTTTTCTAAACACAAAATTATTTCCATTATCGGCACAGGTGGTGGAAGAGACAAAGATAAACGTCCTAAGATGGGCAGAATAGCAACTGAAAAGTCGGAATATGTAATCTTTACTACAGATAATCCGCTGGATGAACCTGGCGAAGAAATAGTCCAGGGAATGGCTGAAGGGGCCGTACATGAGAACTTTGAATGTATTCCTGATCGCGAACAAGCAATCATCCGAGCAGTTGAGATTGCAGGTGAAGGGGACGTCATCCTTATTGCCGGTAAAGGTCATGAAAATTATCAGCTGATTGGAAACGAATCCGTTCCATTTGATGAAAAAGAAATTACGCTTAAAGCAGTAAAAGCCTTTCCACTAACAGAAACCATTCCTACAACATAG
- a CDS encoding polysaccharide deacetylase family protein, with product MGKKLVVFMSLLLVTMGCASNVNTSVTEQNNHKSNVVQEEPQEEVSAEEINENTDSERLEVDKQKQELENLTLEVNGKMYGESSQFSEYVTGVKTRLNTEEKVIALTLDACGGENGSGYDEELITFLIENDIKADLFVNARWIDEQYEAFVELAANPLFTIQNHGTEHKPLSVTPRSAWGISSTSSQEEIVDEIMENQMKIFEITGEIPQYFRSGTAFYDDTAVQIAEDLGVQVVNFNVIGDGGATFTNEEVSQEMLKAQPGSIVILHMNQPQSETAEGVKDAVLVLLEQGFSFVHLNEFDLE from the coding sequence ATGGGGAAAAAGTTAGTGGTTTTCATGTCTCTTCTTTTGGTTACAATGGGGTGTGCATCAAACGTAAATACAAGTGTAACTGAACAGAATAATCATAAGAGCAACGTGGTTCAAGAAGAACCACAAGAAGAAGTTTCAGCAGAAGAAATAAATGAAAATACAGATAGTGAAAGACTAGAAGTAGACAAACAAAAACAGGAGCTAGAGAATCTCACATTAGAAGTAAATGGAAAAATGTATGGTGAATCGTCGCAATTTTCCGAGTATGTTACAGGAGTTAAAACAAGGCTTAATACAGAGGAAAAAGTCATAGCCCTCACTTTGGATGCATGCGGCGGTGAAAATGGAAGCGGATATGATGAAGAATTAATAACCTTCCTAATCGAAAACGACATTAAAGCAGATCTTTTTGTCAATGCTAGGTGGATTGATGAACAGTATGAGGCCTTTGTGGAGCTTGCAGCAAACCCCCTTTTCACCATCCAAAATCATGGTACAGAACATAAGCCGCTTTCTGTCACTCCTCGGAGTGCATGGGGAATCTCGAGTACTTCTTCTCAAGAAGAGATAGTAGATGAAATAATGGAGAATCAAATGAAAATATTTGAGATAACAGGAGAAATCCCGCAATATTTTCGCTCGGGAACGGCATTTTATGATGACACAGCCGTCCAAATTGCAGAAGACTTAGGGGTTCAAGTGGTAAACTTTAATGTCATTGGGGATGGTGGCGCAACTTTTACAAATGAGGAAGTATCGCAGGAAATGTTAAAAGCACAACCAGGTTCCATCGTCATTTTACATATGAACCAACCACAAAGTGAGACTGCAGAAGGAGTTAAAGATGCAGTGCTGGTATTATTGGAACAGGGTTTTAGTTTTGTTCATTTAAATGAATTTGATTTAGAGTAG
- a CDS encoding ATP-dependent Clp protease ATP-binding subunit — translation MKCQKCEVNNATIQFKFRSNNEQTQLVLCSSCFEEVRAQMTSPTPNGFFSDFPFGNGSPNEEGHINGKAQNPPIGSKKGESILDELGKNITNIAKTGLIDPVIGRDKEIKRVIEILNRRNKNNPVLIGEPGVGKTAIVEGLALKIVESDVPSKLKNKEIYLLDVASLVANTGIRGQFEERLKQVIAELQKRKNVILFVDELHLIVGAGSAEGSMDAGNILKPALARGELQLVGATTLKEYRQIEKDAALERRFQPVTVKEPSTDEALKIIKGIQSKYEEYHQVSYSEDAIKACVELSHRYIQDRFLPDKAIDLLDEAGSRKNLTLNTIDLEQIDARLTQIEEEKKAALSKEDYETAAKLRDEEEELEEKRNSNDQTDAVRGQVTLEDIQLIMEEMSGIPVGKLQADEQAKLKNLATNLNQKVIGQEEAVNKIAKAIRRSRAGLKRKERPIGAFLFVGPTGVGKTELTKSLAEELFGTKDAYIRFDMSEYMEKHAVSKLIGSPPGYVGHEEAGQLTEKVRRNPYSIILLDEMEKAHPDVLHLFLQVMEDGRLTDSQGRTVSFKDTVIIMTSNAGVMDKKISVGFEKQNLPQTGSVIESLSNYFKPEFLNRFDSIIEFSQLQKDHLLAIVDIMIGELSVMLSQERDCELTISEAAKEKLIELGYNPAFGARPLRRIIQEHIEDPITDLLLDGEALATIHVDVTDNQIGVNGK, via the coding sequence ATGAAATGTCAAAAATGTGAAGTAAATAACGCAACCATTCAATTTAAATTTCGCTCTAATAACGAGCAGACACAACTTGTCTTATGCTCTTCCTGCTTTGAGGAAGTAAGAGCACAAATGACATCACCGACTCCAAACGGTTTTTTCTCTGACTTCCCTTTTGGAAATGGCTCCCCTAATGAGGAAGGCCACATAAACGGGAAAGCGCAAAACCCACCAATAGGAAGCAAAAAAGGTGAAAGCATTCTTGATGAGCTAGGTAAAAATATAACCAACATTGCCAAAACAGGGCTTATTGATCCTGTCATTGGCCGTGATAAAGAAATTAAACGTGTAATTGAAATTCTAAATAGAAGAAATAAAAACAACCCTGTTTTGATCGGGGAACCAGGTGTAGGTAAAACTGCCATCGTGGAAGGACTAGCTTTGAAAATTGTTGAAAGCGATGTCCCTTCCAAATTAAAAAACAAGGAAATTTATTTGCTTGATGTAGCCTCCCTTGTCGCAAACACAGGTATTCGCGGTCAATTTGAAGAACGTCTTAAACAAGTAATTGCAGAGCTACAAAAAAGAAAGAACGTCATATTATTTGTAGATGAACTTCACCTTATAGTTGGTGCCGGCTCTGCAGAAGGTTCTATGGATGCTGGTAACATTTTAAAACCTGCATTGGCACGTGGCGAACTCCAATTGGTCGGGGCAACGACTTTAAAAGAATACCGTCAAATTGAAAAAGATGCCGCACTTGAACGCCGTTTTCAGCCGGTAACTGTGAAAGAGCCTTCTACGGATGAGGCATTAAAAATCATCAAAGGTATTCAATCAAAATATGAGGAATATCACCAAGTTTCTTATTCTGAAGATGCCATTAAGGCATGCGTAGAATTATCACACCGCTACATTCAAGATCGTTTCCTACCAGACAAAGCAATCGATCTTTTAGATGAAGCAGGTTCTAGAAAAAATCTAACGCTAAATACGATTGACTTGGAGCAGATTGATGCTCGTCTGACTCAAATTGAGGAAGAAAAAAAGGCCGCATTATCGAAGGAGGATTACGAAACTGCTGCCAAATTAAGAGACGAAGAGGAAGAGCTTGAAGAAAAAAGAAATTCCAACGATCAAACGGATGCTGTGCGTGGTCAGGTGACATTGGAAGACATTCAACTCATCATGGAAGAGATGTCAGGAATACCAGTTGGTAAACTGCAGGCGGATGAACAGGCAAAGCTTAAAAACCTTGCAACAAACCTGAACCAAAAAGTCATTGGTCAAGAAGAAGCTGTTAACAAAATTGCAAAAGCGATCCGCAGAAGCCGTGCTGGCTTGAAAAGAAAAGAGCGTCCAATCGGTGCATTCTTATTTGTTGGTCCTACAGGGGTAGGTAAAACCGAATTGACCAAATCACTGGCTGAAGAGCTCTTTGGAACGAAAGATGCTTATATCCGCTTTGATATGAGTGAGTATATGGAGAAGCACGCAGTTTCCAAGCTAATCGGTTCCCCTCCTGGCTATGTCGGGCACGAAGAAGCGGGACAACTAACAGAAAAAGTGAGAAGAAACCCTTACAGCATTATTTTGCTGGATGAGATGGAAAAAGCTCATCCGGACGTTCTCCATCTGTTCTTGCAAGTGATGGAAGATGGAAGACTTACGGACAGTCAAGGAAGAACCGTAAGTTTCAAAGATACGGTTATCATCATGACAAGTAATGCAGGTGTGATGGATAAGAAAATCTCCGTAGGCTTTGAAAAACAGAACTTGCCTCAAACGGGATCCGTTATCGAAAGCTTATCCAATTACTTCAAACCTGAATTTTTAAACCGTTTTGATAGTATCATCGAGTTCTCCCAGTTACAAAAAGATCACTTATTGGCGATTGTGGATATTATGATTGGGGAGTTATCCGTAATGCTGAGCCAAGAACGTGATTGTGAACTTACAATTTCAGAAGCGGCAAAAGAAAAACTGATTGAGCTTGGTTATAACCCGGCATTTGGTGCAAGACCATTACGCAGAATTATTCAAGAGCATATCGAAGATCCCATTACAGACCTGCTATTGGATGGCGAGGCTCTTGCGACCATCCATGTAGATGTTACAGATAACCAAATCGGCGTAAACGGTAAATAA